In Apostichopus japonicus isolate 1M-3 chromosome 5, ASM3797524v1, whole genome shotgun sequence, a single window of DNA contains:
- the LOC139967333 gene encoding uncharacterized protein isoform X4 codes for MLSSSLALSPFSAVLGVHLGVKGVAVLGSFLCSVSFYASSNAPNMEVLFLTFGVAYGLASCILLHCSIRMFYNLFGEKNGLRALSLISLGPYVGAVAGNGTIQRLFAVCGWRLTLRFMAAAMAGVAPLAFCFYRGSSSAKNNSVSIFQATEDSNDAEQTQTGNISVIRFHSNQSFEPDEEQKVSDEPDCKVTTVNENDQTEESVIRFHRNQSFEPDEEQKVSDEPDCKVTTVNENNQTEESVIRFHRNQSFEPDEEQKVSDEPECKVTTVNENNQTEGRTPRMSEDIKRFLKQIDPWLLAMGYFFIFAALSLYQVNFVSFLQDIEGMSDNQLWLVLTVLNVADILARSSFVIFGGTFCGQTPYVTIFTVLLMVALSSLFVFVTSLGPLLVMAFAVGWCRSNIVVLSFSMSVDLLGSEYADLIVTLVMYCQGVGYLLGSPTIGFIYDATGSYDMAFALVSIYYLLAAGILISLAIRSSRRVKTRRLKTRFILAEKQPRVSLVSFNLNNATNA; via the exons ATGCTGAGTTCCTCTCTCGCACTATCTCCCTTCTCTGCGGTGCTCGGAGTTCATCTTGGAGTTAAGGGCGTAGCAGTGTTAGGGTCCTTTCTCTGTTCCGTTTCCTTCTATGCGTCATCTAATGCACCAAACATGGAGGTGTTGTTCCTTACCTTTGGAGTTGCATATGGTCTGGCTTCGTGTATCCTACTACACTGCTCAATACGTATGTTCTACAATTTGTTCGGTGAGAAGAACGGACTCAGAGCTTTATCACTGATTAGCTTAGGACCATATGTTG GTGCTGTTGCGGGTAATGGTACCATCCAGAGGTTGTTTGCTGTGTGTGGCTGGCGGCTGACACTCCGATTCATGGCGGCGGCGATGGCTGGGGTTGCACCATTAGCATTTTGCTTCTATCGGGGAAGTTCATCAGCTAAGAACAATTCGGTTTCAATTTTCCAAGCAACAGAGGACAGCAATGACGCAGAACAGACACAAACAGGAAACATCAGTGTAATTCGTTTCCATAGTAACCAGTCTTTCGAACCTGACGAAGAACAGAAAGTTAGTGATGAACCTGATTGTAAAGTAACCACAGTGAATGAAAACGACCAAACTGAAGAAAGTGTAATTCGTTTCCATAGAAACCAGTCTTTCGAACCTGACGAAGAACAGAAAGTTAGTGATGAACCTGATTGTAAAGTAACCACAGTGAATGAAAACAACCAAACTGAAGAAAGTGTAATTCGTTTCCATAGAAACCAGTCTTTCGAACCTGATGAAGAACAGAAAGTTAGTGATGAACCTGAGTGTAAAGTAACCACAGTGAATGAAAACAACCAAACTGAAGGAAGAACTCCAAGGATGTCCGAAGACATAAAACGTTTCCTTAAACAGATTGATCCGTGGCTTTTGGCGATGGGCTACTTCTTCATTTTCGCAGCTCTTTCCCTTTACCAAGTTAACTTC GTGAGCTTTCTCCAGGATATCGAGGGTATGTCCGATAACCAGTTGTGGTTGGTCTTGACTGTCCTAAATGTTGCTGACATTTTAGCTCGATCATCCTTCGTCATCTTCGGAGGGACTTTCTGTGGACAGACCCCTTACGTCACCATATTCACTGTATTGTTGATGGTTGCTCTGTCTAGCCTCTTTGTATTCGTGACGTCACTGGGACCTTTGTTGGTTATGGCATTTG CTGTCGGTTGGTGTCGAAGTAATATAGTTGTCCTGAGTTTCTCGATGTCTGTGGATCTTCTTGGCTCTGAGTACGCTGACTTGATTGTGACATTGGTTATGTACTGCCAGGGTGTCGGCTACCTCCTGGGATCACCAACGATAG GTTTCATTTATGATGCTACTGGATCGTACGATATGGCCTTTGCTTTGGTGTCGATTTACTACCTGTTAGCAGCTGGAATATTAATATCTTTAGCCATTAGAAGTTCACGAAGAGTTAAGACAAGACGATTAAAGACTCGATTTATCTTGGCAGAGAAGCAACCACGTGTGAGCCTCGTCAGCTTCAATCTAAACAACGCAACCAACGCTTAA
- the LOC139967333 gene encoding uncharacterized protein isoform X3, producing the protein MGSLTRHGWLGSLMLSSSLALSPFSAVLGVHLGVKGVAVLGSFLCSVSFYASSNAPNMEVLFLTFGVAYGLASCILLHCSIRMFYNLFGEKNGLRALSLISLGPYVGAVAGNGTIQRLFAVCGWRLTLRFMAAAMAGVAPLAFCFYRGSSSAKNNSVSIFQATEDSNDAEQTQTGNISVIRFHSNQSFEPDEEQKVSDEPDCKVTTVNENDQTEESVIRFHRNQSFEPDEEQKVSDEPDCKVTTVNENNQTEESVIRFHRNQSFEPDEEQKVSDEPECKVTTVNENNQTEGRTPRMSEDIKRFLKQIDPWLLAMGYFFIFAALSLYQVNFVSFLQDIEGMSDNQLWLVLTVLNVADILARSSFVIFGGTFCGQTPYVTIFTVLLMVALSSLFVFVTSLGPLLVMAFAVGWCRSNIVVLSFSMSVDLLGSEYADLIVTLVMYCQGVGYLLGSPTIGFIYDATGSYDMAFALVSIYYLLAAGILISLAIRSSRRVKTRRLKTRFILAEKQPRVSLVSFNLNNATNA; encoded by the exons GTTGGCTTGGATCTCTCATGCTGAGTTCCTCTCTCGCACTATCTCCCTTCTCTGCGGTGCTCGGAGTTCATCTTGGAGTTAAGGGCGTAGCAGTGTTAGGGTCCTTTCTCTGTTCCGTTTCCTTCTATGCGTCATCTAATGCACCAAACATGGAGGTGTTGTTCCTTACCTTTGGAGTTGCATATGGTCTGGCTTCGTGTATCCTACTACACTGCTCAATACGTATGTTCTACAATTTGTTCGGTGAGAAGAACGGACTCAGAGCTTTATCACTGATTAGCTTAGGACCATATGTTG GTGCTGTTGCGGGTAATGGTACCATCCAGAGGTTGTTTGCTGTGTGTGGCTGGCGGCTGACACTCCGATTCATGGCGGCGGCGATGGCTGGGGTTGCACCATTAGCATTTTGCTTCTATCGGGGAAGTTCATCAGCTAAGAACAATTCGGTTTCAATTTTCCAAGCAACAGAGGACAGCAATGACGCAGAACAGACACAAACAGGAAACATCAGTGTAATTCGTTTCCATAGTAACCAGTCTTTCGAACCTGACGAAGAACAGAAAGTTAGTGATGAACCTGATTGTAAAGTAACCACAGTGAATGAAAACGACCAAACTGAAGAAAGTGTAATTCGTTTCCATAGAAACCAGTCTTTCGAACCTGACGAAGAACAGAAAGTTAGTGATGAACCTGATTGTAAAGTAACCACAGTGAATGAAAACAACCAAACTGAAGAAAGTGTAATTCGTTTCCATAGAAACCAGTCTTTCGAACCTGATGAAGAACAGAAAGTTAGTGATGAACCTGAGTGTAAAGTAACCACAGTGAATGAAAACAACCAAACTGAAGGAAGAACTCCAAGGATGTCCGAAGACATAAAACGTTTCCTTAAACAGATTGATCCGTGGCTTTTGGCGATGGGCTACTTCTTCATTTTCGCAGCTCTTTCCCTTTACCAAGTTAACTTC GTGAGCTTTCTCCAGGATATCGAGGGTATGTCCGATAACCAGTTGTGGTTGGTCTTGACTGTCCTAAATGTTGCTGACATTTTAGCTCGATCATCCTTCGTCATCTTCGGAGGGACTTTCTGTGGACAGACCCCTTACGTCACCATATTCACTGTATTGTTGATGGTTGCTCTGTCTAGCCTCTTTGTATTCGTGACGTCACTGGGACCTTTGTTGGTTATGGCATTTG CTGTCGGTTGGTGTCGAAGTAATATAGTTGTCCTGAGTTTCTCGATGTCTGTGGATCTTCTTGGCTCTGAGTACGCTGACTTGATTGTGACATTGGTTATGTACTGCCAGGGTGTCGGCTACCTCCTGGGATCACCAACGATAG GTTTCATTTATGATGCTACTGGATCGTACGATATGGCCTTTGCTTTGGTGTCGATTTACTACCTGTTAGCAGCTGGAATATTAATATCTTTAGCCATTAGAAGTTCACGAAGAGTTAAGACAAGACGATTAAAGACTCGATTTATCTTGGCAGAGAAGCAACCACGTGTGAGCCTCGTCAGCTTCAATCTAAACAACGCAACCAACGCTTAA
- the LOC139967333 gene encoding uncharacterized protein isoform X2, giving the protein MVFTRNALFLKMGNFAYHNWITLIASFVVCMVCFTPSVWFAFLFVELQKDLNATAVQTGWLGSLMLSSSLALSPFSAVLGVHLGVKGVAVLGSFLCSVSFYASSNAPNMEVLFLTFGVAYGLASCILLHCSIRMFYNLFGEKNGLRALSLISLGPYVGAVAGNGTIQRLFAVCGWRLTLRFMAAAMAGVAPLAFCFYRGSSSAKNNSVSIFQATEDSNDAEQTQTGNISVIRFHSNQSFEPDEEQKVSDEPDCKVTTVNENDQTEESVIRFHRNQSFEPDEEQKVSDEPDCKVTTVNENNQTEESVIRFHRNQSFEPDEEQKVSDEPECKVTTVNENNQTEGRTPRMSEDIKRFLKQIDPWLLAMGYFFIFAALSLYQVNFVSFLQDIEGMSDNQLWLVLTVLNVADILARSSFVIFGGTFCGQTPYVTIFTVLLMVALSSLFVFVTSLGPLLVMAFAVGWCRSNIVVLSFSMSVDLLGSEYADLIVTLVMYCQGVGYLLGSPTIGFIYDATGSYDMAFALVSIYYLLAAGILISLAIRSSRRVKTRRLKTRFILAEKQPRVSLVSFNLNNATNA; this is encoded by the exons GTTGGCTTGGATCTCTCATGCTGAGTTCCTCTCTCGCACTATCTCCCTTCTCTGCGGTGCTCGGAGTTCATCTTGGAGTTAAGGGCGTAGCAGTGTTAGGGTCCTTTCTCTGTTCCGTTTCCTTCTATGCGTCATCTAATGCACCAAACATGGAGGTGTTGTTCCTTACCTTTGGAGTTGCATATGGTCTGGCTTCGTGTATCCTACTACACTGCTCAATACGTATGTTCTACAATTTGTTCGGTGAGAAGAACGGACTCAGAGCTTTATCACTGATTAGCTTAGGACCATATGTTG GTGCTGTTGCGGGTAATGGTACCATCCAGAGGTTGTTTGCTGTGTGTGGCTGGCGGCTGACACTCCGATTCATGGCGGCGGCGATGGCTGGGGTTGCACCATTAGCATTTTGCTTCTATCGGGGAAGTTCATCAGCTAAGAACAATTCGGTTTCAATTTTCCAAGCAACAGAGGACAGCAATGACGCAGAACAGACACAAACAGGAAACATCAGTGTAATTCGTTTCCATAGTAACCAGTCTTTCGAACCTGACGAAGAACAGAAAGTTAGTGATGAACCTGATTGTAAAGTAACCACAGTGAATGAAAACGACCAAACTGAAGAAAGTGTAATTCGTTTCCATAGAAACCAGTCTTTCGAACCTGACGAAGAACAGAAAGTTAGTGATGAACCTGATTGTAAAGTAACCACAGTGAATGAAAACAACCAAACTGAAGAAAGTGTAATTCGTTTCCATAGAAACCAGTCTTTCGAACCTGATGAAGAACAGAAAGTTAGTGATGAACCTGAGTGTAAAGTAACCACAGTGAATGAAAACAACCAAACTGAAGGAAGAACTCCAAGGATGTCCGAAGACATAAAACGTTTCCTTAAACAGATTGATCCGTGGCTTTTGGCGATGGGCTACTTCTTCATTTTCGCAGCTCTTTCCCTTTACCAAGTTAACTTC GTGAGCTTTCTCCAGGATATCGAGGGTATGTCCGATAACCAGTTGTGGTTGGTCTTGACTGTCCTAAATGTTGCTGACATTTTAGCTCGATCATCCTTCGTCATCTTCGGAGGGACTTTCTGTGGACAGACCCCTTACGTCACCATATTCACTGTATTGTTGATGGTTGCTCTGTCTAGCCTCTTTGTATTCGTGACGTCACTGGGACCTTTGTTGGTTATGGCATTTG CTGTCGGTTGGTGTCGAAGTAATATAGTTGTCCTGAGTTTCTCGATGTCTGTGGATCTTCTTGGCTCTGAGTACGCTGACTTGATTGTGACATTGGTTATGTACTGCCAGGGTGTCGGCTACCTCCTGGGATCACCAACGATAG GTTTCATTTATGATGCTACTGGATCGTACGATATGGCCTTTGCTTTGGTGTCGATTTACTACCTGTTAGCAGCTGGAATATTAATATCTTTAGCCATTAGAAGTTCACGAAGAGTTAAGACAAGACGATTAAAGACTCGATTTATCTTGGCAGAGAAGCAACCACGTGTGAGCCTCGTCAGCTTCAATCTAAACAACGCAACCAACGCTTAA